The DNA window GCTCGGTGTTGGCAGCTACGGATCAGTGTACAGAGGAACTCTCGGAGAAGATAGGAAGCCTGTTGCAGTGAAAGTGTTGAACCTTTCACAGCGTGGAGCGGTGAAAAGCTTTGTAGCCGAATGTGAGGCGTTGAGAAACGTCAGGCATCGGAATCTTGTGAAAGTGATCACAGCTAGTTCAGGCTTCGATCTGCAGGGGAATGACTTCAAAGCCTTGGTTTATGAGTTCATGCCTAATGGCAGCCTCGATGACTGGCTGCACGAAGATAAGAGATGAGGACAAACCAGGAGACTAGGCCTAGTTGAGAGGCTCAGCATTGCCATAGATGTTGCTAGTGCAGTTGATTATCTGCACCAGCAATGTGCAACGCCTATTATTCATTGTGATATCAAGCCTAGCAACGTCCTTCTAGACAACGATTTAGTCGGGTGTGTTGGTGATTTCGGGCTAGCAAGATTCCTCGTTAAAGCTATGGACAGTTCTTCAACACATCAGCAGAGCTCCAGTCTGATCAGAGGCACTGTTGGCTACACTGCTCCAGGTACTGCTCAATCCGCGTTGGcataaaactattaatttgtctCGACGTTTTACTCATGTTTCTTCATTGCAGAATACAGGTTTGGAGGCGAGCCAACAGCGCATGGTGATGTATACAGCTTCGGGATTGGAGGTGTTCACTGGCAAAAGACCAACAGATGAAATGTTCATAGATGGGTTTGGGATTCATAGCTATGTCAACAATTGTTTGGCTGACCGAGTTTTGGAGATGGTAGACCCTTCACTTTTTTAGCAGAAACGGAAAGTCCGATGAGAGTCACACGCTTCGTGGAAAATCATAAGCTCAGAGAGTGTCTGTTTGAGGTTCTTAACGTTGGAGTAGCTTGCTCGGTCGACTCGGCCAAGGAAAGGGTGAGCATTTCTGATGCTGTTGTTAAGTTGCAGAGTATCAGAGATTGTGTTGTTAGAGAGATTGGAAATAGGGAATGATGCAGTGTTTAGGATTAGCATCTTAAATAGGTCCAAACGGAAAGAGTTAGATGATGGTAAGATCAAAATTTAGAATCTAAATTTAACTTGTTATTAGGCTAAGGGCATCCGCCGACGAGACAGCTGCGCAGTGCGCTGTGGGATCACGGGCATCACCAGAGGCTCTCCTCTCGGCCACCAATCGCCTTTCAACAATTCATGCAGATCGAGAATTAGATAGAGATAGATAGATGAATGTTTTGAAGATACTTTTTCTACGAGATTGTTATCATTTCAATGTTTATTACTATTCTAATTttcatattattaataatttccATGTTTAGGAGATTCTTAAATACCTCATTCGGGATTGAAGAAATGTATCCAAGGAAGAACGGCAAACATAAACCCTGAACAAATGATTTCCAATCAACAAgttcaatttttaaaatgaacaaaaataaaaatatggaaTCCGTGAATAGTGTTATGGGGTCTGAACAGTGAAGGAAAGAGACAGTTAAGGGACGTCATCATGGATGGCCTAGAGTCGAGCATCGCCTAGCCTCGAGCGTCATCGTCCATGTCGCCTCAAGCGCCAGTGCGGGAAATCACTTAAtagtctaaaattaggcttcAATACTGCATTGGCGATTGGTGAATTATAGGGATAAAACTATTACAAAATCATATTTTAGGCTACACCGGTGTATTTTCCTGGATAAAAGTTCATGTAACAATTTCCATGACAGCAAACCATCTGAAGCAACATGAAGCTCAAAACTGTTTCTAACAACAACATTAAACTCAATGAAGAATATAGATTGTTTTCTTTGACATACATCTCTGTATCTATCCAggtacaaaaaaaacaaaaatcaagttCATAAATAGCAATCACAATCAACAATTCCTTAAAAAAATCAACTGTATTTACCTCCTTATTAAGAAGGAATAATAAATCATGGTTGTTTCTTGTAGGAAGACAGACACAGCACAAACTAATCCAAAgaataaataaggtaacaaaatgaGCACCTTTTCTTGCATCTACAAAGCAGCAGCCTTCCCAGTTGCTTATACCAAAAATGCTTCGAGCCAAAAACCCGACATCAATCATCTTTGCTCCGTGTTTAGCGCATCCCACGCGGCTTTTTCTATGTGCCAACTGAAACCAGTTGCGTACAATCAGTCACAATCCAAGCCACAGACTTCCAGCACGATTCCGCCTCTTGACAGAAACGGGTTGATACGGACCCACAGCAACGAGAAGATGGACGCCAGAAGAATAGACCACACGAGAATAATCGTGGGGACTCGGTCTTGTTTCCCCATGAAACCTTTCAGGAAAGGGTATAAATGCACAATCACCCAAATGGCAAAGAACAGCCGGCCAAATAGAGGCCCCCAGGACTCGTACCCGTTGTTTATGGCATTTGAGACCCCGACCACGACTCCGATGATGTTAAGGATCAATAAAGTCAGGGGAGGGATCAATAGAGACGTCCACTTGAAGAGGTAGAGGTCTGAAAACTCTCCATCGTCCGCAGCTTTTGAAGTCACAGTGAAGTTCGTGTTCACACCAGCCAGAACTTTGAGCAGACCTTGGATTAAGGCGAAAAAGTGAGACGAGCAACCACCAATAACCCAAAACTGCTCGTTTCTCCACAGGTCGTCAATTCCGACTCCTCCCCACTGCATCTCGAGTATGCTTGTCACGGCGATTGATATAAAGAGGCCCATGAAAACTAAACTGGCATAATTGCTGATCTGCACACAGTAAAATATGCCGTTACCATcaatatttttacaaaatggaTAAGAATTGTAGCTTTAAACAATTCAAAGTACCGAAACTCACCTGGGGAACGATGAATTTCCCTGTTATGAGGCAAACAGCTGGCAAGGTACAATAAGCAATCAAGGGAAGCGAAGTCAATGGATAGACGACTGAGTTGATGTACGAAAATCTCTCAAGTGGTTTCAGACCACATCCATACCCATACCAAATAGGGCAATGCCTACTCAACAGAATTTCCACAGATCCCAAGGCCCAACGTAGAACCTGGTGCAGACGATCTGAAAGATTGATTGGGGCCGACCCCTTGAATGCGGGTCTTTTTGGTATGCAGTACACTGATCGCCAGCCATGACAGTGCATCTTAAATCCAGTCAAGATATCTTCCGTGACGGAACCATAAATCCATCCCACCTGGTGATATAGAATGGTTAGAACTTATACTTCAAGTCAACAAAAGGTATTAGAGAAGTAATTGTCTAAATGCCATAATCACAAACCTCTTTTCCCCATTCTGTTTTATCTTCATAACCACAACTAATGACATGAATAGCTTCTTTTAAGAGAGATGCAGACGACGCTCCATGAGGCTCACCGCCATTTTCTAGAAGTGTTGAAGCGATGAAAACTGGTGATTGTCCGAATTTCTTCTCAAACTTGATCTGGGGCATGAGGGATGATTTTTCGCTGTCGATTCCTGACAGCAGAAAATAGAGAAGAAAAATGAACATACATAATCATAAAGCCTTCATCATCTCTAGTAAAACTAGATCAGAAATTCAGCATTGGTATCTCTTTCAAGTTTCAATGTTTATTTTCTCACCTTCAACTCCTTCCTCAATATTCTCCAGAGCATGAATCTGAGTCGAAAGTTCCTTGCTTTTAGTCTTTTTCTTACTGTCCTTTGACTTCCCTTTCTTGCCCTTACTTTTTGATCCAAAACAGCAGCAATTGCAACACAACTTCGGCCAACAATTGCATGTTTTGCCAGGGGGTTTAGCCTTCTTGGGGGCGTCGTATCCATACAATGCTTGTCTCCTAAAGACACATCCAGTTCCCACGTATATTGGACCTTGGATCCCATCAAGCCCCTTCATGTTTATCTGTTAGCAAGTAAGATAGTATTAGCCATTTACAATCTCATTAATAATCTCATGACTTGTACTATAACCTCCGGTGTGAAACCCACATACATCAAAAAAGACAACGTTCCGATTTGAATATCGATCGTGCCTATCAATTCCGTCAAATCTTTGAGGAAATTGCACATAGCATATCTTTTTTCCAGATTGCGGATCCATCATGAAACACATAGCTTCCCTAAGGGCCTTGCTGTTATTTATATAGTGATCACAATCGACATTGAGTAGGTAAGGAGCATTTGAAATAACAGCTGACACTCGTATCTGGAAGCAAACAAGATAACAATATATTAGATGGATTTGCCACATATCGATCTCAGACAGATGTAAAGTGAAGAGAAGAATAATTACCAAAGAATTCATAGCACCAGCTTTCTTATGATGATCGTATCCCGGCCTCTTCTCACGAGAAACATATATAAGGCGAGGCAACTCATTCCCTTCTATATCACGGACACCGTTTTGACCTAAGAAAACCTGTCAGGCAGAGAGAACATTGATAGTCAAGCAACGGATATTACGACAGCAGAGTATCAGCAAAGGCCAAAGCACAAGCTCACCAACCTGGATCATTCCGGGATGATCTCTGACGTTATTTCCAGGCCACAGAGTTCCATCTTGCATCGTCCATCCCTCCTCAGGAACCTTTTGTGCCATGGCGACCAAAGCATTTATTCGAACTCTGAACTCTTCATATTCTCTCTGCATTAGCATTAAAACATCAGTCAGTAAAgctaaaattcaaaattgatgCAATATGTAATAACAGAGGAAAGGAAAATTTTGAGCGGTGTGGCACCTTCATTGCGCGACGTTCCCTCACAAACGTTGGTTCTACTTTGTCTCTCAAGTAGTCAACCTTTTGAGCAAAGTACCATTCAGGAGCCCGAGgctcaattttaaattttttgcagAAAGGAACCCATTTCCTGGCAAACTCGGAAGTCTCAGAAAGAGCTTCAAAAGTAAGCATGGCGGCACCATCATCAGAGACATAGCACGCAACCTTGTCGATTGGATAATCCACAGCAAGTATCGACAGAACTGTGTTTGCAGTAATAAGCGGAGGTTCCTTCAATGGATCCACTGTACTAACAAATATGTCCACAGAAGCTAGCTCGGAGGGTTTTCCTTCTTTCTCATATCTGTCAGTAAAATCAAACATCAGAATGCAACCACAGCGAGAAACGTGACACTTGCACACGCTTGAGTGCACGTACTGAGAGTACCCGGAAAGTGAGAAGTATATACCTCAGTGAGAGCCTATCCAGGTATGTTTCTCGCTTAATAGGGGTCCACTTTGGGAACTGGTCAAATATCCATGATACAGCGAACCATATCTCACATATAATTGACGTTAGCCATAACCCGTAGGCATCATTGACagggtttagaattctatagtgaaagaacaaacaaagaataACAATCCGAAGCAGAATGACCATTCTGTACGGATTTATCTTGCTTGAAGGTATCGGTAGCTTCCTCGAGAGCGGTTGCCTGCCCTCATCCATCCTGCAgcattttaacaaaaaattaggAACGATACGCAATAAAATAATGGTACAATATATTCAAGCACACCCTCTGTACAGTAGATTTTATTTACTTTGTATCAAGCGCCATCACACTTCAAcaaaatgatgaaaatttgTTCTATTAAACATCAAGGCAACAGAGAGATGTGACCTACTTGGGAAGATCAGGATCTTCGAAATCATCTCCATCTAAACCACCTTTATCTCCTTGGTGCTTAACAACTTGAAGTTTCTCGTTCTGCTTTCTCTTCCATTCCTCCATCCTCTCCTTCCAGGCAACAGTGCCGTAACCATAAACCGCCAAGTCCTTCTTAGGATCCATCGGCCGTGGTGGCACTGCAACGCCGGAGGTACATTTAACTACCGATAAAGAACAAGAAAGTAACTACACAGCAACCAGAAAATAAAACTTACGAGTCATGGAGGAATCGGTATACGGCGCAGGATGGACTCGTTTTCCACGACTCATAAAAGGGGGTACAATGAGCGCGTGCTTGTCAGCTGAAATCGTGTCATCCTTCACCAAGATGAATGTTTACTTAAAAAATGAATCAGAAACTAAAGAAATGCCAACAGCCAGTTCGGGATTGGAATCTACCTCTTGACCATAAGTAAGGAGAGGAATCTCCGAGTTAACAGCTGATGCGTCCAACTCTGAGGAATTGGTGATACCAGAAGCAGTGCGGCCAATGTTATGCCGACCAG is part of the Salvia splendens isolate huo1 chromosome 6, SspV2, whole genome shotgun sequence genome and encodes:
- the LOC121807445 gene encoding cellulose synthase A catalytic subunit 2 [UDP-forming]-like, with product MDTKGRLVAGSHNRNEFVLINADEIGKVTSVKELSGQICQICGDEIEVTVDGEPFVACNECAFPMCRPCYEYERREGNQACPQCKTRYKRIKGSPRVDGDEDEDEFDDLDNEFEYNGNHHQVSEAALSGRHNIGRTASGITNSSELDASAVNSEIPLLTYGQEDDTISADKHALIVPPFMSRGKRVHPAPYTDSSMTLPPRPMDPKKDLAVYGYGTVAWKERMEEWKRKQNEKLQVVKHQGDKGGLDGDDFEDPDLPKMDEGRQPLSRKLPIPSSKINPYRMVILLRIVILCLFFHYRILNPVNDAYGLWLTSIICEIWFAVSWIFDQFPKWTPIKRETYLDRLSLRYEKEGKPSELASVDIFVSTVDPLKEPPLITANTVLSILAVDYPIDKVACYVSDDGAAMLTFEALSETSEFARKWVPFCKKFKIEPRAPEWYFAQKVDYLRDKVEPTFVRERRAMKREYEEFRVRINALVAMAQKVPEEGWTMQDGTLWPGNNVRDHPGMIQVFLGQNGVRDIEGNELPRLIYVSREKRPGYDHHKKAGAMNSLIRVSAVISNAPYLLNVDCDHYINNSKALREAMCFMMDPQSGKKICYVQFPQRFDGIDRHDRYSNRNVVFFDINMKGLDGIQGPIYVGTGCVFRRQALYGYDAPKKAKPPGKTCNCWPKLCCNCCCFGSKSKGKKGKSKDSKKKTKSKELSTQIHALENIEEGVEGIDSEKSSLMPQIKFEKKFGQSPVFIASTLLENGGEPHGASSASLLKEAIHVISCGYEDKTEWGKEVGWIYGSVTEDILTGFKMHCHGWRSVYCIPKRPAFKGSAPINLSDRLHQVLRWALGSVEILLSRHCPIWYGYGCGLKPLERFSYINSVVYPLTSLPLIAYCTLPAVCLITGKFIVPQISNYASLVFMGLFISIAVTSILEMQWGGVGIDDLWRNEQFWVIGGCSSHFFALIQGLLKVLAGVNTNFTVTSKAADDGEFSDLYLFKWTSLLIPPLTLLILNIIGVVVGVSNAINNGYESWGPLFGRLFFAIWVIVHLYPFLKGFMGKQDRVPTIILVWSILLASIFSLLWVRINPFLSRGGIVLEVCGLDCD